GTCCTCATCCCGCTCCACCCGATAAATCCGGAAATCCTGCCCGCCGATCAGTACCGCCACATCGGCCCAGGCATGCCCGGTCACCGCCAACTGATGCAAGACCTGGCACTGGTACGCCACCGGAATGCCGTCCTCCCACTGCGGCGCACTGTGATACCCGGCGGTCTTGATCTCCAGAATCCCCGCGCCGTCCGGTCCGGCGACCACGGCCCGATCCAGATTGGCCAGCATGAAACGGTGTTCCGGATGCTGCAGCACCGCATTCACCCGCCGCACCCGTGCCCCGGTGCGCTCGGCATAAACGTTCGCCAACACCGGTTCCAGTACCTGCCCCCAGATCACCGCCTCCTTCAAAGACAGATCGTCCGGCGCCTTGCGCCGGGTCTTCTCCAGCCACAAGGACAACGCACTCTTGTACGGCGACAGTCCGACAGCTGCAGCGGCATCGGAAGACCCGATCCCGCGCAACCGCCACTGCAACCACGCTTCCCGGTCGAGCCCGACCGTCGATGCCAGCCGCAAGGCCTGGCCTGATGAACGACACATGACACCTCCTGGACGTCATAAAG
This window of the Jeongeupia sp. USM3 genome carries:
- a CDS encoding YqaJ viral recombinase family protein, with protein sequence MCRSSGQALRLASTVGLDREAWLQWRLRGIGSSDAAAAVGLSPYKSALSLWLEKTRRKAPDDLSLKEAVIWGQVLEPVLANVYAERTGARVRRVNAVLQHPEHRFMLANLDRAVVAGPDGAGILEIKTAGYHSAPQWEDGIPVAYQCQVLHQLAVTGHAWADVAVLIGGQDFRIYRVERDEDRITDLIQREASFWSCVESDTQPSPDGSADAGSALQWLFPHDDGQVVDLSDSPEFNDMFATLLQLKQRREDVEASEALIRQRIQHVLGSATGALFSAGRVSWKRSKDRVAADIERLSAEHPELLQQYSKPIAGTRRFLIQPTRP